One genomic region from Pyramidobacter piscolens W5455 encodes:
- a CDS encoding radical SAM protein encodes MRTYIVLTNSDCNLGCSYCCEYRKCTAVFDVENNIDYLSRRLEEDAPQAGEKVLLYCIGGESLLHPQKLDAFFSRVKKRVDPRFAIDTRFMIQTNGTLVAHSEQSAFLEKWRDVVRLGFSIDGMKYKHDRDRCGSFDACIKGLEHAKALLSPEQITIKGTFTVEDIPRFAENVKYLLSLGVSSVKSNFDTGAVIPECLTLLLAEQMCSVVDWIAETKCPTWWSELNDPSAFADLGCGVGDGSRCLGLDGHEYPCFVFASNKNRRAPVYKEADECATCVLKCCCVPCAAAMVAGGHAKRPWCAYTWARTITRMYAKLRKVEKPWHT; translated from the coding sequence ATGCGCACCTATATCGTCCTCACGAACTCGGACTGTAACCTGGGGTGCTCCTACTGCTGCGAGTATCGTAAATGTACGGCGGTGTTCGACGTTGAAAATAATATCGACTATCTTTCACGGCGTCTGGAAGAGGACGCTCCGCAGGCGGGCGAAAAGGTGCTGCTGTACTGCATCGGCGGGGAATCGCTGCTCCATCCGCAAAAACTCGACGCCTTCTTTTCGCGCGTGAAAAAGCGCGTTGACCCGCGGTTTGCCATCGACACGAGATTCATGATCCAGACCAACGGCACGTTGGTGGCGCACTCCGAGCAGTCCGCGTTTTTGGAGAAGTGGCGGGACGTCGTCCGCCTCGGCTTTTCCATCGACGGCATGAAATACAAGCACGACCGCGACCGCTGCGGGAGTTTCGACGCCTGCATCAAGGGGCTGGAACACGCGAAGGCGCTCCTTTCGCCCGAACAGATCACGATCAAGGGCACGTTCACCGTCGAAGACATTCCCCGCTTCGCCGAAAACGTGAAGTACCTTTTGAGCCTCGGCGTGTCCAGCGTCAAGTCTAACTTCGACACCGGTGCGGTCATACCCGAATGTCTCACGCTGCTTCTGGCCGAGCAGATGTGCTCCGTCGTGGACTGGATCGCGGAAACGAAATGCCCAACGTGGTGGTCGGAGTTGAACGACCCCAGCGCGTTCGCCGATCTCGGCTGCGGCGTTGGGGACGGCAGCCGGTGCCTTGGACTGGACGGGCACGAGTACCCGTGCTTCGTTTTCGCCTCGAACAAAAACCGCCGCGCCCCCGTTTACAAGGAAGCCGACGAGTGCGCGACATGCGTTTTGAAGTGCTGCTGCGTGCCCTGCGCCGCCGCCATGGTGGCCGGAGGGCACGCCAAGCGCCCGTGGTGTGCCTATACGTGGGCGCGGACGATAACGAGAATGTACGCGAAATTGAGAAAGGTGGAAAAACCATGGCATACGTAA
- a CDS encoding capsid assembly protein, whose product MAEEQIDVAVEENTGGNAFGFDDGAQAEQSEEQFEEGLGVPEDEPEEGAAQEEQSEEELVEKLAENAAEAQSVVSFLASKGIDYDSLVAEYSRDGKLSEQTYRQFDKAGLPRSMVDAYCAGQQALYESWVDHVKGIAGGEENYAELMKFASATLSDKEKEAYDLAVNSGDMGTARMAVEALLYRYNHEYPDDGYDYEGNDSDSAVAVTGFKTLDEAVAAQEDPRMYTDPEYAKVFNMRLMKTPFLKQ is encoded by the coding sequence ATGGCGGAAGAGCAGATCGACGTTGCTGTCGAAGAGAACACGGGCGGTAACGCGTTCGGTTTCGACGACGGCGCGCAGGCCGAACAAAGCGAAGAGCAGTTCGAAGAAGGTCTCGGCGTCCCCGAGGACGAACCGGAAGAAGGTGCCGCGCAAGAAGAACAGAGCGAAGAAGAGCTTGTCGAGAAGCTGGCTGAAAATGCGGCTGAGGCGCAGTCTGTAGTCTCTTTCCTTGCGTCCAAAGGCATTGACTACGACAGCCTCGTTGCCGAGTACAGCCGTGACGGTAAACTCTCGGAGCAGACCTACAGGCAGTTCGATAAAGCGGGGCTGCCGCGCTCCATGGTCGACGCCTATTGTGCTGGCCAGCAGGCCCTGTACGAGTCCTGGGTAGATCACGTTAAGGGCATTGCAGGCGGCGAAGAGAACTATGCCGAGCTGATGAAATTCGCCAGCGCCACGCTGAGCGACAAGGAAAAAGAAGCCTACGACCTCGCCGTCAATTCCGGCGACATGGGAACGGCCCGCATGGCCGTCGAAGCGCTCTTGTACCGCTACAATCATGAGTATCCAGACGACGGCTACGATTATGAGGGGAACGACAGTGATTCTGCCGTCGCCGTCACGGGCTTCAAGACCCTCGACGAAGCTGTCGCCGCGCAGGAAGACCCGCGCATGTACACTGACCCCGAATACGCCAAAGTGTTCAATATGCGTTTAATGAAAACGCCGTTTTTGAAGCAGTAA
- the terL gene encoding phage terminase large subunit, with the protein MTTEYPWQNSKLKDFRAFLYVVWKHLNLPEPTPLQYDIANYLQTGPKRKIIEAFRGVGKSWITSAYALWRLYWNPQLNILVVSASKERADSFSTFTLRLIDEMGILSPLKPDFNKGQRNSKIAFDVGPARASHAPSVKSVGIYGQLTGSRADVIIADDIEISNNSYTQMMRDKLSEAVKEFDAILKPADDAEITYLGTPQVEMSLYNALRDRGYSTRIWPARVPSAEKRIGYGDRLAPYVAKMEDVGRTTDPARFSDNDLREREASYGRSGFALQFMLDTTLSDAERFPLRLNDLIILPLDKDMAPEKVVWSSGPELLIKDLASTGFAGDSFHRPMGIQGEFREYTGSVMFVDPSGRGMDETAYAVVKTLNGQLFLTACCGHIEGYSSSGMSKLVKVAKENKVNKILIESNFGDGMFAELFKPYLNDEYPCALEEVRSTKQKEARIIDTLEPVLNQHRLIVDRSVIEEDFHSIERYPEERAREYLLFYQMTRITRERGSLNHDDRLDALAGAVAYWTQVMGVDREANIRERNEEELKATIDIMTELDRDATAFDLFVISGDAVKALKAKGGNVRHWVEPMAVTYEKKRQNT; encoded by the coding sequence ATGACCACAGAATACCCTTGGCAGAACAGTAAGCTCAAAGACTTTCGCGCGTTCCTGTACGTCGTCTGGAAGCACCTCAACCTTCCCGAACCGACCCCGCTTCAATACGATATCGCCAACTACCTGCAAACCGGGCCGAAGCGTAAGATCATCGAAGCGTTCCGGGGCGTCGGTAAAAGCTGGATAACGTCGGCCTACGCCTTATGGCGGCTCTATTGGAACCCACAGCTCAATATTTTGGTCGTGTCAGCGTCCAAGGAACGCGCTGATTCTTTCAGCACCTTCACGTTACGCCTCATTGATGAAATGGGCATTCTTAGCCCTCTCAAACCCGATTTCAACAAAGGACAACGCAACTCCAAGATTGCCTTCGACGTAGGCCCCGCCAGAGCCTCGCACGCGCCATCGGTAAAATCCGTAGGTATTTACGGACAGCTCACGGGAAGCCGCGCCGATGTTATTATCGCGGACGACATCGAAATATCGAATAACTCGTATACACAGATGATGCGCGACAAACTCAGCGAAGCCGTCAAGGAATTCGACGCCATCCTCAAACCGGCCGACGACGCCGAAATCACTTACTTGGGGACGCCGCAGGTCGAGATGAGCCTGTACAACGCCTTGCGAGACCGCGGATACAGTACGCGCATCTGGCCCGCCCGCGTCCCTTCGGCGGAAAAGCGGATCGGCTACGGCGACCGTCTCGCGCCATACGTGGCCAAGATGGAGGACGTCGGGCGTACTACCGACCCAGCACGGTTCAGCGACAACGACTTGCGTGAGCGCGAAGCGTCTTACGGCCGTTCCGGATTCGCGCTGCAATTCATGCTCGATACCACATTGAGCGACGCCGAACGCTTCCCCCTGCGGCTGAACGACCTTATCATTCTCCCGCTCGATAAGGACATGGCACCGGAAAAAGTCGTGTGGTCGAGCGGCCCGGAGCTGCTCATCAAAGATCTCGCCAGCACGGGCTTCGCCGGAGACAGCTTTCACCGCCCCATGGGCATACAGGGCGAGTTCCGAGAGTACACCGGCTCGGTCATGTTCGTCGATCCGTCCGGAAGAGGCATGGACGAAACCGCTTACGCCGTTGTAAAAACGCTCAACGGGCAACTTTTCCTCACCGCCTGCTGCGGGCATATCGAAGGGTACAGTTCAAGCGGCATGTCGAAACTCGTTAAGGTCGCTAAGGAAAACAAAGTCAACAAAATCCTCATCGAATCGAACTTCGGCGACGGCATGTTCGCCGAACTGTTCAAACCGTACCTGAACGACGAATACCCGTGCGCCCTCGAAGAAGTGCGCAGCACAAAGCAGAAGGAAGCGCGCATCATCGACACGCTCGAGCCCGTGCTCAACCAGCACCGCCTGATCGTAGACCGTTCCGTAATCGAGGAAGATTTCCACTCCATCGAGCGCTACCCGGAAGAACGCGCTAGGGAATACCTGCTCTTCTACCAAATGACACGCATCACGCGCGAGCGGGGGAGCCTTAACCACGACGACCGTCTTGACGCTCTCGCGGGCGCGGTCGCCTACTGGACGCAGGTCATGGGCGTCGACCGCGAAGCCAACATCAGGGAGCGCAATGAAGAAGAACTCAAAGCGACGATCGACATCATGACTGAACTCGACCGCGACGCGACGGCGTTCGACCTGTTCGTCATTTCAGGTGACGCCGTGAAAGCGCTGAAAGCAAAAGGAGGGAATGTTCGTCATTGGGTAGAACCCATGGCCGTCACATATGAAAAAAAGCGTCAAAATACGTGA
- a CDS encoding phage antirepressor KilAC domain-containing protein, with protein MLYGASTATKNLLYVREFAKLLNKAGYPTGQRRLFEDLRKLGYLCKNGRNNEPTQESINNGWLVASEFIKTNPWTGQKIVQITPLITGKGQKYFFDLFVKNRGVKNARQGA; from the coding sequence ATTCTCTACGGCGCGAGTACGGCAACGAAAAACCTGCTGTATGTCAGAGAATTCGCAAAACTGCTCAACAAAGCCGGTTACCCGACAGGTCAACGCCGTCTTTTTGAAGACCTTCGCAAACTAGGCTATCTCTGTAAAAACGGCAGAAACAACGAACCAACGCAAGAATCCATTAACAACGGCTGGCTTGTCGCAAGCGAGTTTATCAAAACCAATCCATGGACCGGACAAAAGATCGTGCAGATTACGCCCCTGATTACAGGTAAAGGTCAAAAATACTTTTTTGACTTGTTTGTGAAAAATAGAGGCGTCAAAAACGCACGACAAGGGGCATAA
- a CDS encoding portal protein yields MSRDKTLAALRRSARTTFKARFELLAGIRESYCQRAEQCSALTDPYLFPKDGVTGEKVASPYQSVGAEGVTNLSSRILNIILPPNRPPFRLRVEKNPALPEEKRNWQQIEEGLAQLEKMVCDHIETLEDRVVIAEAIPHLLVTGNVLLHVRKDGIRLHSLRNYVVSRDPRGNVAEIIVREKVDPRFLALPLATSTTDAPENDRRPEDKASYKELFTQIKRTENGWSLQQEVDGKFVSKHGHYKKDECPWLPLRMYRVSGESYGRGYVEKYLGDHKSLEALTKAIVEGAAACAKVVFLVSPNGTLKAKQLEEAGNLAILTGSAAEVSTVQVQKANDFQIAKAMADNLQQRLSRAYLLNSAIQRNAERVTAEEIRYMAQELETALGGLYSMLSMEFQHPYVKLRMKYMKEDALLPDLDQQYQEGKVGVKIVTGIDALGRGQDASRLTEWAGIVFKTIGPQVALPYINASAFMKALANSMGIDGVSLLKSQEEIEAEQEQSQQNQLLQNVAPNAVNQIGALLGKRMDAENQEQSPIS; encoded by the coding sequence ATGTCCCGAGATAAAACGCTCGCCGCGCTCCGGCGAAGCGCGCGAACTACGTTCAAGGCGCGCTTCGAACTGCTCGCCGGTATCCGCGAAAGCTACTGCCAACGCGCCGAACAATGCTCGGCGCTGACGGACCCTTATTTATTCCCCAAAGATGGCGTGACGGGCGAGAAGGTCGCGTCTCCATACCAGTCCGTAGGCGCGGAAGGCGTGACCAACCTCAGTTCGCGCATTCTCAATATCATCCTTCCGCCGAACCGCCCGCCCTTCCGCCTCCGCGTCGAGAAAAACCCGGCGCTGCCGGAAGAGAAACGAAATTGGCAACAGATCGAAGAAGGCTTGGCACAGCTTGAAAAAATGGTGTGCGACCACATCGAAACGCTCGAAGACCGCGTCGTGATCGCCGAAGCCATCCCTCACCTGCTGGTGACGGGGAACGTCCTGCTGCACGTCCGCAAAGACGGCATTCGTCTGCACAGTCTCAGGAATTACGTCGTCAGCCGCGACCCCCGCGGTAACGTCGCCGAGATCATCGTCCGGGAAAAAGTCGATCCGCGTTTCCTTGCGCTGCCGTTAGCAACGTCCACGACGGACGCGCCGGAAAACGACCGCCGCCCCGAGGACAAAGCCAGCTACAAGGAACTGTTCACGCAGATCAAACGCACCGAAAACGGTTGGTCGCTGCAACAGGAAGTCGATGGTAAGTTTGTTAGCAAACACGGTCATTACAAGAAAGATGAATGTCCTTGGCTTCCGCTGCGCATGTATCGCGTTTCCGGCGAAAGCTACGGTCGCGGTTATGTCGAGAAGTATCTTGGCGACCACAAGTCCCTTGAAGCTTTGACCAAGGCCATCGTCGAAGGCGCGGCAGCGTGTGCCAAGGTCGTTTTTCTTGTTTCTCCCAACGGCACGCTCAAGGCCAAACAGCTTGAAGAGGCGGGTAACCTTGCCATTCTCACCGGCAGCGCCGCGGAAGTTTCGACCGTACAGGTACAGAAAGCCAACGATTTCCAAATCGCCAAAGCCATGGCCGATAACCTTCAACAGCGCCTCAGCCGCGCGTATCTGTTGAACTCGGCCATTCAACGCAACGCAGAGCGCGTTACGGCAGAAGAGATCAGGTATATGGCGCAGGAACTCGAAACGGCGCTGGGCGGGCTGTACTCGATGCTTTCGATGGAGTTCCAGCATCCTTATGTGAAACTCCGCATGAAGTATATGAAGGAAGACGCTCTTCTTCCTGATCTTGATCAACAGTATCAGGAAGGAAAAGTCGGCGTAAAGATCGTCACGGGCATCGACGCTTTGGGCCGGGGACAAGACGCCAGCCGCCTCACCGAATGGGCGGGGATCGTCTTCAAGACCATCGGGCCTCAGGTCGCCTTGCCCTACATCAACGCGTCGGCCTTTATGAAAGCCCTCGCCAACAGCATGGGTATCGACGGCGTGAGTCTGCTCAAGTCGCAGGAAGAGATCGAAGCCGAACAGGAACAGTCTCAGCAGAACCAGCTCCTTCAAAACGTCGCCCCCAACGCCGTCAACCAGATCGGCGCTTTGCTGGGCAAGCGCATGGACGCGGAGAATCAAGAACAGTCCCCAATCTCTTAA
- a CDS encoding collagen-like protein → MSIVKTIDLGPARAVYKGAWDAEAIYEYNNMVRHQGSLWCYVSTDEIAGDEPRPSAADETTSASGRWIVVGGTGEKGDKGEQGIQGVPGVNGLDGAQGPRGEIGLTGPQGPAGPQGPAGIQGPRGTAPDHEWNGAKLRWKNPDGTWAAWADLRGPQGVTGPEGPVGVQGPVGPKGNTGPTGPQGPKGDTGATGPAGPKGPKGDTGATGAAATIKIGTVSTGAAGSTAAVSNSGNTQNAVLNFTIPRGATGAKGTQGPKGATGAQGPVGVFRIGSVTTLAPGANATVALSGNGTNGSPYYFAFGIPRGATGVSSGSGCTGYHESCNCDDH, encoded by the coding sequence ATGTCTATTGTCAAAACCATCGATCTCGGCCCCGCGCGGGCCGTCTACAAAGGCGCGTGGGACGCAGAGGCCATCTACGAGTACAACAACATGGTGCGCCATCAGGGGAGCCTGTGGTGCTACGTCTCCACCGACGAAATCGCCGGGGACGAACCCCGTCCCTCTGCGGCCGACGAAACGACTTCCGCTTCCGGGCGCTGGATCGTCGTCGGCGGCACGGGCGAAAAAGGCGACAAGGGCGAACAAGGCATTCAAGGCGTTCCCGGCGTCAACGGCCTCGACGGCGCGCAAGGCCCCCGCGGCGAAATCGGCCTGACCGGCCCGCAAGGCCCAGCCGGCCCGCAAGGCCCAGCCGGTATCCAGGGGCCAAGGGGCACCGCTCCCGACCACGAGTGGAACGGGGCGAAACTGCGCTGGAAGAACCCTGACGGCACGTGGGCCGCATGGGCTGACCTCAGAGGCCCCCAAGGCGTCACCGGCCCCGAAGGCCCCGTCGGCGTACAGGGCCCCGTAGGCCCCAAAGGTAATACCGGGCCGACCGGACCGCAGGGCCCCAAGGGGGATACTGGCGCGACCGGACCCGCCGGCCCGAAGGGCCCCAAGGGGGATACTGGCGCAACCGGAGCCGCCGCCACCATCAAGATCGGCACCGTATCCACCGGAGCCGCGGGCAGCACCGCCGCGGTCAGCAACTCCGGCAACACCCAGAACGCCGTGCTGAATTTCACCATTCCCCGCGGCGCGACCGGGGCAAAAGGCACGCAGGGCCCAAAGGGCGCTACGGGGGCGCAAGGGCCTGTCGGCGTCTTCCGCATCGGTTCGGTGACGACGCTTGCCCCCGGAGCCAACGCTACCGTAGCGCTTTCCGGAAACGGCACAAACGGTTCTCCGTACTACTTCGCGTTCGGCATTCCCCGCGGCGCGACAGGAGTTTCGAGCGGCTCGGGCTGCACGGGTTACCACGAGTCATGTAATTGTGATGACCATTAA
- a CDS encoding HNH endonuclease signature motif containing protein codes for MKKSVKIRDYEKEYREYHGKPEQIHKRSLRNQARRVLGLKKGDPREADHIRPLARGGSNTRSNLRAVSLRTNRKKYDK; via the coding sequence ATGAAAAAAAGCGTCAAAATACGTGATTACGAGAAAGAATATAGGGAATACCACGGAAAGCCCGAGCAAATCCACAAACGCAGCCTGCGCAATCAGGCGCGGCGCGTCCTCGGGCTCAAAAAAGGCGACCCAAGGGAAGCCGACCATATCCGGCCGCTCGCCCGGGGTGGTTCGAACACGCGTTCCAATCTGCGGGCCGTTTCTTTACGGACCAATCGCAAAAAATACGACAAGTGA
- a CDS encoding phage capsid protein gives MWLGANNGTIPANENAAEARALFITNYKLDVMKAFARKCIFKDLHRIHTIDHGSSSTFYYTGTASAHYHDKGKMILGTNNPPISKTIINIDGLLLADIMIDDLEDAMMHLDVRSEFSHQQGVALANAFDERIARLFYLSARSGPKNKDHPGGSVISAKDAETNGSVLADCIFAAAQTLDEKDVPDDERFIVVKPAQYYLLCKVKDLINRDYGGSGSIKDVALQSIANMSLKKSMNLPNGKNITTADPHEHNDYRGDFTKSVAVVGNRNAVGTVKLKDLTTRMSGSEVKTLFEATLITASYAMGHGILDPRGAVEIATGGAGATPVVTPSNP, from the coding sequence ATGTGGCTCGGTGCAAACAACGGCACCATCCCCGCCAACGAAAACGCCGCCGAAGCGCGCGCCCTGTTCATCACCAACTACAAACTCGACGTGATGAAAGCCTTCGCGCGCAAGTGCATCTTCAAAGACCTGCACCGTATCCACACCATCGACCACGGCAGTTCCAGCACCTTCTACTACACCGGCACCGCCTCGGCGCACTACCACGACAAGGGCAAGATGATTCTCGGTACGAACAACCCCCCGATCAGCAAGACTATCATCAACATCGATGGGCTGCTGCTGGCCGACATCATGATCGACGACCTCGAAGACGCCATGATGCACCTCGACGTCCGTTCCGAGTTTTCGCATCAGCAGGGAGTGGCCCTCGCCAACGCCTTCGACGAACGGATCGCCCGCCTGTTCTACCTGTCGGCGCGCTCCGGCCCCAAGAACAAAGACCACCCCGGCGGCTCCGTGATCAGCGCCAAGGACGCCGAAACCAACGGCTCCGTTCTGGCCGACTGCATCTTCGCCGCCGCGCAGACCCTCGACGAGAAGGACGTCCCCGACGACGAGCGCTTCATTGTCGTCAAGCCCGCCCAGTATTACCTGCTGTGCAAGGTCAAAGACCTCATCAACCGTGATTACGGCGGCTCCGGCTCCATCAAGGACGTAGCTTTGCAGAGCATTGCCAACATGTCTCTCAAAAAGAGCATGAACCTGCCTAACGGTAAAAACATTACTACTGCCGACCCGCACGAGCATAACGACTACCGTGGCGACTTTACGAAATCTGTTGCTGTCGTGGGCAACCGCAACGCCGTGGGCACCGTCAAACTCAAGGACCTGACCACGCGCATGTCCGGCTCCGAAGTGAAGACCCTCTTCGAAGCGACCCTCATCACCGCGTCTTATGCCATGGGGCACGGAATTCTCGACCCTCGCGGCGCGGTCGAAATCGCCACCGGCGGCGCGGGCGCGACGCCCGTCGTCACTCCGAGCAATCCGTAG
- a CDS encoding type II toxin-antitoxin system PemK/MazF family toxin, which produces MNLRRGEIYYITFPYTLDPKYPNGKPKFVLVLQEGEYFKKYNTVEIMLITSDKQYKHNERYVTNVVIEPGTTKLKEKSWVLCAQPYPIEKKLFEEPSVWCAGMLSPEKMDEIDEATYIGLCMGLQHELAIEPAETQEKE; this is translated from the coding sequence ATGAACCTTCGTCGTGGAGAAATTTATTACATCACATTCCCGTATACCCTTGATCCCAAATATCCGAACGGTAAACCTAAATTCGTCCTCGTGCTCCAAGAGGGCGAATATTTCAAGAAATATAACACCGTAGAAATAATGCTCATTACATCCGATAAGCAATACAAGCACAATGAACGGTATGTAACGAACGTTGTTATAGAACCGGGAACGACAAAGCTAAAAGAAAAGTCATGGGTATTATGCGCACAGCCGTATCCGATTGAAAAGAAGCTGTTTGAAGAACCATCCGTATGGTGTGCGGGCATGCTGTCGCCTGAAAAAATGGATGAGATTGACGAAGCGACTTACATAGGGCTGTGTATGGGACTGCAACACGAACTGGCAATTGAACCAGCGGAAACACAAGAAAAAGAATAA
- a CDS encoding tail tube A: MPNTATELSAVNIMLETIGAAPVASLAGVQNQDVIVAKSVLDQVVREVQGEEFYFNTEKGFPFVPENDGTVRVPNNVTRIYPCAAFYGPKDVVVRGNKLYDKENHTYRFEHPFEADITLCLDFDALPSEVKTYITIRAARKFAVTSLGDDNVEQWTAQDEARARATMIAADTAQGTAHMGVRMKLDPLIGVELSR; this comes from the coding sequence ATGCCCAATACCGCTACGGAACTCAGCGCCGTCAACATCATGCTCGAAACCATCGGGGCCGCTCCCGTAGCGAGCTTGGCCGGCGTGCAAAACCAAGATGTCATCGTCGCCAAGTCCGTTCTCGATCAGGTGGTCCGTGAAGTACAGGGAGAGGAATTCTATTTCAACACGGAAAAAGGCTTTCCTTTTGTCCCCGAGAACGACGGCACGGTACGTGTCCCTAACAACGTGACGCGCATCTATCCTTGCGCGGCTTTTTACGGGCCGAAGGATGTCGTCGTGCGTGGCAATAAACTCTACGACAAAGAAAATCATACCTATCGTTTCGAACACCCGTTCGAAGCCGACATAACGCTGTGCCTTGATTTCGACGCGCTGCCGAGCGAAGTGAAAACCTACATTACCATCAGAGCCGCCCGTAAGTTCGCTGTAACGTCCCTTGGTGACGATAACGTCGAACAGTGGACGGCGCAGGACGAAGCCCGCGCCAGAGCCACTATGATCGCCGCTGACACGGCGCAAGGCACGGCGCATATGGGCGTGCGCATGAAACTGGACCCGCTGATCGGAGTAGAACTCTCACGATGA
- a CDS encoding putative DNA maturase A: MSKATSKQMGDLHGLTAAVLSEQIQQMKRGEIPLDTKVLAAAIKFLKDNNIECTDEDMKKLFDIKEPLPTFVSDLMDGEA, encoded by the coding sequence ATGAGCAAAGCGACTTCGAAACAGATGGGGGACTTGCATGGCCTGACCGCCGCCGTCCTCTCCGAACAGATACAACAGATGAAACGCGGGGAAATCCCGCTTGACACCAAAGTGCTCGCCGCCGCCATCAAGTTCCTTAAAGACAACAACATTGAATGCACCGACGAGGACATGAAAAAACTCTTCGACATCAAAGAGCCGCTCCCTACTTTTGTCAGCGACCTTATGGACGGGGAAGCGTGA
- a CDS encoding phage tail fiber protein, giving the protein MRRIASTPYSYAMYKGDGANKTFNVSFPYISKAHVHACLYRANAEDTPLTIVEWLSNGALRLGTAPPKDADVKIYRDTPKDHPLVDFEDGNVILAEDLDLSVIQNLFITQEAYDYLSQSVDPYVKQVNGLVDEFKVTYNDFLGKFQIVKEYAAFLEDCSSGVPIGATVMFKKGQQEPGYLLANGAPYDTAKYPYLADCLGAANLPDMSHTPVLIPGWAWYVKAYHRPNVRGDLKRLQILVHQLPSDQAAYGAYNSSEDILNLYIPQGIQGIQGPMGPTGPAGPQGPQGEQGPRGIQGPQGEQGLRGPEGAQGVKGDTGEQGPRGFQGERGPQGIAGPQGPTGLQGPRGPQGEVGPRGPQGIKGDKGDRGDPGPEGLKGPTGDKGPTGDAPVGLCFGNFQYNNDGHLLFSVYGLEEGSNIVASFDHRGHVIMAITSDI; this is encoded by the coding sequence GTGAGACGGATAGCAAGCACCCCATACAGCTACGCTATGTATAAGGGCGACGGCGCGAACAAGACGTTCAACGTTTCGTTCCCTTACATATCGAAAGCACACGTACATGCATGCCTTTACAGAGCCAATGCCGAAGACACACCCTTAACGATCGTGGAATGGTTGAGCAACGGCGCATTACGCCTTGGAACGGCCCCGCCCAAGGACGCTGACGTCAAGATATACCGCGACACGCCCAAAGACCACCCGCTGGTCGATTTCGAGGACGGCAACGTCATCCTCGCCGAAGACCTCGACCTGAGCGTCATCCAGAATCTTTTCATCACGCAGGAAGCCTACGATTATTTATCCCAGTCGGTAGACCCATACGTCAAGCAGGTCAACGGCCTCGTCGACGAGTTCAAGGTGACGTACAACGACTTTCTCGGCAAGTTCCAGATCGTCAAAGAATACGCAGCGTTCCTCGAAGACTGTTCGTCTGGAGTGCCCATCGGCGCGACCGTCATGTTCAAGAAAGGACAGCAGGAACCCGGCTATCTCCTCGCCAATGGCGCGCCGTATGACACGGCGAAGTACCCGTATCTCGCCGACTGCCTCGGCGCGGCCAACCTGCCCGACATGAGCCACACGCCCGTGCTTATCCCCGGCTGGGCGTGGTATGTCAAGGCGTATCACCGCCCCAACGTCAGAGGTGACCTCAAACGCTTGCAAATACTCGTCCACCAGCTCCCGTCGGACCAAGCCGCGTACGGCGCGTACAATTCCAGCGAGGACATACTCAACCTCTATATACCTCAAGGCATCCAAGGCATTCAGGGCCCCATGGGTCCCACTGGTCCGGCCGGGCCTCAAGGGCCGCAAGGCGAGCAAGGCCCGCGCGGCATTCAAGGCCCGCAGGGCGAGCAGGGGCTCCGCGGCCCCGAAGGCGCGCAGGGCGTCAAGGGCGATACGGGCGAGCAGGGGCCGAGAGGCTTTCAGGGCGAGCGAGGCCCTCAAGGCATCGCCGGTCCGCAGGGGCCTACGGGGCTGCAAGGCCCGCGAGGTCCGCAGGGCGAAGTCGGCCCCAGAGGCCCGCAGGGCATCAAAGGCGACAAGGGCGACCGCGGCGACCCCGGCCCGGAAGGACTGAAAGGCCCCACCGGCGATAAAGGCCCTACCGGCGACGCCCCTGTGGGGCTGTGCTTCGGGAATTTCCAGTACAACAACGACGGGCACCTGCTGTTTTCCGTTTACGGGCTCGAAGAAGGCAGCAACATCGTCGCCAGCTTCGACCACCGCGGGCACGTGATCATGGCGATCACGTCCGACATCTAG